One Nicotiana tomentosiformis chromosome 4, ASM39032v3, whole genome shotgun sequence genomic window carries:
- the LOC138909816 gene encoding uncharacterized protein, translating to MGSMSYLQPEKSGIAHDIHQLASLGVRLLDSGDAGVAIQDTATSSVVTKVKERQYEDPVLAHYRDATPHKDKTPFEITRDGVLRYRGQLCVPKVARLRRQVMGETHYSYYTVHP from the coding sequence atgggtagcatgtcatatttacaaccagagaagagtgggatagcccacgacattcatcagctagctagtcttggagttcgattactggactcaggtgatgcCGGAGTTGCTATTCAGGACACAGCAACATCTTCTGTTGTAActaaagtgaaggaacgccagtacgaggatcctgtgttagctcATTACAGGGATGCAACCCCTCATAAGGataagacaccatttgagattacaagagatggagtccttagatatCGAGGACAATTATGTGTCCCTAAGGTTGCAAGGCTGCGCCGACAGGTTATGGGAGAGACTCACTATTCTTATTATACTGTCCATCCATGA